In Mycobacterium sp. JS623, one genomic interval encodes:
- a CDS encoding molybdopterin-dependent oxidoreductase → MSYTINGKSFDAEPQPGQCLRTFVRSLGWHGVKKGCDGGDCGACTVWLDGVPVHSCITPAFRAEDREVTTIEGLGTPENLHPLQRQFRDAPGFQCGFCTAGMIMTSATFTDEQKKDLPRALKGNLCRCTGYRAIEDAINGVTGIEQALPGQAVGTSVGAPAATDVVTGRVEFTMDTEIEGMLHLKVLHSPHAHARIVSIDKSAALAVPGVHRVYTWEDVPRKRYTTAIHTDHLVDPDDTYILDNVVRFAGQRVVAVLADSVAAAEEGCSKVVVEYELLPAVFDPEEAMAPGAPQLHGYDDPFVRDPERNILLELHGEIGDIEAGFAEAEVIHEGTYFSPRVQHAHLETHGSIAWMEDDRLIVRTSSQSPSIARVKLCYLFSLRPDQVRVFCERVGGGFGGKQEVISEDLVALATLDTRRPVCFEYTREEEFTTASPRHPMKITVRLGARADGTLTAVQFGNMSNTGAYGNHGGETLFAAGAAIAIYRCANKRFDAYSVYTNSVPSGALRGYGMTQPAFAVESAMDELAIALGLDPLELRRRNIVRPGDALLAIDDHPDDVEFTEDGLGRCIDLVDEALRHHTNGEVLGDDWMVGTGVASSLHETAPPTDHISDAWATLRDDGTYEIAVGTVEFGEGTSTAHVQIAATVLGATPSRIHLVQSDTDRTGFDTGAFASAGLFVAGNAVQRASTALRDRILEVAATHMNCKAADCAMDDDGVICGGERMSLAELLEVARVRGIRLTEARKAYGSPRSVTSNTHGFRVAVHRITGEIRILYSVQATDAGVVINPVQVRGQVEGGVTQGIGFALTEDFQVDADGVMMNPNLRNYRIPTYADAPRTEVLLVDSSDSVGPMRAKGMAECCINPVAPALANAVANATGVRYRSLPLSPQRIYSRLSDSRLVPTT, encoded by the coding sequence ATGAGTTACACCATCAACGGCAAGAGCTTCGATGCGGAACCGCAACCCGGCCAGTGCCTACGGACGTTCGTCCGCTCGCTCGGATGGCACGGCGTCAAAAAGGGTTGCGACGGAGGCGATTGCGGCGCCTGCACCGTGTGGCTCGACGGTGTCCCCGTCCACAGTTGCATCACCCCGGCTTTCCGCGCCGAGGACCGCGAGGTCACCACGATCGAGGGCCTCGGCACACCGGAAAACTTGCATCCGTTGCAGCGACAGTTCCGCGATGCCCCCGGGTTTCAGTGCGGTTTCTGCACAGCGGGGATGATCATGACATCCGCGACGTTCACCGACGAGCAGAAGAAAGACCTACCGCGCGCGCTGAAGGGAAACCTCTGCCGCTGCACGGGTTATCGCGCCATCGAGGACGCGATCAACGGCGTCACCGGTATCGAGCAGGCGCTACCCGGCCAGGCCGTCGGCACCAGCGTCGGCGCGCCCGCCGCCACTGACGTGGTGACGGGACGAGTCGAGTTCACCATGGACACCGAGATCGAAGGCATGCTGCATCTCAAGGTGCTGCACTCGCCCCACGCGCACGCCCGCATCGTGTCCATCGACAAGTCGGCCGCACTCGCCGTGCCAGGCGTGCATCGCGTGTACACGTGGGAAGACGTCCCGCGCAAGCGATACACCACGGCCATCCACACCGATCACCTCGTCGACCCGGACGACACCTACATCCTCGACAACGTCGTCCGGTTCGCCGGCCAGCGCGTGGTTGCCGTTCTCGCCGACTCGGTGGCCGCCGCTGAAGAGGGGTGCAGCAAGGTCGTCGTCGAATACGAGCTGCTGCCAGCGGTTTTCGATCCCGAGGAGGCGATGGCGCCCGGCGCTCCTCAGTTACACGGATACGACGACCCGTTCGTCCGTGATCCCGAACGCAACATCCTGCTGGAGTTGCACGGCGAGATCGGCGATATCGAAGCGGGTTTCGCAGAAGCCGAAGTGATCCACGAAGGCACGTACTTCTCGCCGCGGGTCCAGCACGCCCATTTGGAAACGCACGGGTCGATCGCGTGGATGGAAGACGACCGGTTGATCGTGCGCACTAGCTCGCAGTCGCCGTCGATCGCGAGAGTCAAGTTGTGTTATCTGTTCAGCCTGCGCCCGGATCAGGTCCGCGTCTTCTGTGAGCGGGTCGGCGGTGGCTTCGGCGGTAAGCAGGAGGTAATCTCCGAGGATCTGGTCGCGCTGGCCACCCTCGACACCAGGCGCCCGGTCTGCTTCGAGTACACCCGCGAAGAGGAGTTCACCACCGCATCACCGCGGCATCCGATGAAGATCACGGTCAGGCTGGGCGCCCGCGCCGACGGCACCCTGACCGCCGTGCAATTCGGCAACATGTCCAACACCGGCGCATACGGCAACCATGGCGGCGAGACCTTGTTTGCTGCCGGTGCGGCCATCGCGATATACCGTTGCGCCAACAAGCGATTCGACGCGTACTCGGTCTACACCAACAGCGTGCCCAGTGGTGCGCTGCGCGGGTACGGCATGACCCAGCCGGCGTTCGCGGTGGAGTCAGCGATGGACGAGTTGGCCATTGCCCTCGGTCTCGATCCGCTTGAGCTGCGGCGCCGCAACATCGTCCGGCCGGGCGACGCGCTGCTTGCCATCGACGATCATCCCGACGACGTCGAGTTCACCGAAGACGGCCTGGGCAGGTGCATCGATCTCGTCGACGAGGCGCTGCGGCACCACACCAACGGAGAAGTCCTCGGCGACGACTGGATGGTGGGCACCGGTGTGGCGAGTTCGCTGCACGAGACGGCGCCGCCAACCGATCACATCTCGGACGCGTGGGCGACACTCCGAGACGACGGCACATACGAGATCGCGGTCGGCACTGTCGAATTCGGTGAAGGCACTTCGACCGCCCACGTGCAGATCGCGGCCACCGTGCTTGGTGCCACGCCGTCGCGCATCCATCTGGTGCAATCCGACACCGACCGAACCGGGTTCGACACGGGCGCGTTCGCAAGCGCCGGGCTGTTTGTCGCGGGTAATGCCGTGCAGCGGGCCTCAACCGCCCTGCGCGACCGGATACTCGAAGTCGCAGCGACACACATGAATTGCAAGGCGGCCGACTGCGCGATGGACGACGACGGCGTCATCTGCGGCGGCGAGCGGATGTCGCTGGCCGAGCTCCTCGAGGTGGCCCGCGTACGTGGCATCCGGTTGACCGAGGCGCGCAAAGCATACGGGTCACCACGCAGCGTCACGTCGAACACCCACGGGTTCCGGGTCGCCGTGCACCGGATCACCGGCGAGATCCGCATTCTTTACAGTGTGCAAGCCACCGACGCCGGTGTCGTGATCAACCCGGTGCAAGTGCGCGGACAGGTGGAAGGCGGTGTGACACAAGGTATCGGCTTCGCGCTGACGGAAGACTTCCAGGTCGACGCCGACGGCGTGATGATGAATCCGAACCTACGCAACTACAGAATCCCGACTTACGCCGACGCTCCCCGCACCGAGGTGTTGCTCGTCGACTCTTCCGACTCGGTCGGCCCGATGCGTGCCAAGGGAATGGCGGAGTGCTGCATCAACCCGGTGGCGCCGGCATTGGCCAACGCCGTCGCCAACGCGACCGGCGTTCGTTACCGCTCGCTGCCGCTGTCGCCTCAACGGATATACAGCCGCCTGTCGGACAGCCGTTTGGTGCCGACGACCTAG
- a CDS encoding antibiotic biosynthesis monooxygenase: protein MTTQNVTDSAVTVILGQRVRPGVEQEFLAWQHEVNEAASGYPGFVGAEVNPPIAAQPDWLVIYRFDTIANLRAWLNSSTRLAGLEVGAQYFDGPPTQQIVGGAAKVADQLVTVVATHRVEPDDVDEFLAWQERLRLAESKFDGYHGTELFRPVEGVQDEWTAMYRYDNVAHLEAWLTSDERERLLEEGAKFRDFQLRTVDNSFGSWFAFDDKGNQVPPPSDIKTSFAVWVGIYPTAMMIMLALSSLHLPVFLGTLVGNLFSSFILTFVTMPFYANRLLKHFLWPRADEPKSRTNLRGAAIVAASLLFWAVVFGLVWKFWSVP, encoded by the coding sequence ATGACTACACAGAATGTCACCGATAGCGCTGTCACGGTAATCCTCGGCCAGCGTGTACGTCCCGGCGTCGAACAGGAATTCCTGGCATGGCAACACGAGGTGAATGAAGCCGCATCGGGCTATCCGGGATTCGTCGGTGCCGAGGTCAACCCACCCATCGCGGCTCAGCCGGATTGGTTGGTGATCTACCGCTTCGATACCATCGCCAACCTGCGAGCGTGGTTGAACAGCTCCACACGGCTGGCGGGGCTGGAGGTCGGCGCACAGTACTTCGACGGGCCGCCGACACAGCAGATCGTCGGGGGCGCGGCCAAAGTCGCGGACCAACTGGTTACCGTGGTCGCGACCCACCGCGTCGAGCCAGATGACGTCGACGAGTTTCTCGCGTGGCAGGAGCGACTTCGGTTGGCCGAAAGCAAGTTTGACGGCTACCACGGCACCGAGCTGTTCCGACCGGTGGAAGGCGTTCAGGACGAGTGGACGGCGATGTACCGCTACGACAACGTCGCACACCTCGAAGCGTGGCTCACCTCCGACGAACGGGAGCGACTGCTCGAGGAAGGCGCGAAGTTCCGCGATTTCCAGCTACGAACCGTGGACAACTCGTTCGGCAGCTGGTTCGCCTTCGACGACAAGGGCAACCAGGTGCCGCCACCATCGGACATCAAGACGTCCTTTGCGGTCTGGGTGGGCATCTATCCCACCGCGATGATGATCATGCTTGCCCTGTCGTCGTTGCACCTGCCCGTCTTTCTGGGCACCTTAGTGGGAAACCTGTTCTCCAGTTTCATCCTCACCTTCGTGACAATGCCGTTCTACGCCAACCGACTGCTCAAACACTTCCTGTGGCCGCGGGCGGACGAGCCAAAGTCACGGACAAATCTTCGAGGCGCTGCCATTGTTGCTGCCTCCCTGTTGTTTTGGGCGGTGGTCTTCGGCCTCGTCTGGAAGTTCTGGTCCGTGCCCTAA
- a CDS encoding SHOCT domain-containing protein, whose amino-acid sequence MRKQIGPRVAMVSAVVALVVGGVGLIAMLMLNAFVLDEYDAYGEVPVPGSTSLHLPAGEMTVSFHTMVTGSPSSGFPIPDLKFSITPQQGGAKPEVTESVGGTTTVNSDTHVQVWLVQVPQDGTYDIVTDGNVNGYISPRLAFGHGSSYGWLTWLFGGILALGVVELIVALFWSARSAKAATPLLPDEAVHLDEPAFSSGSGFTPTDQGVRLEQLRQLAALRDSGALTEAEFENEKRRILDS is encoded by the coding sequence ATGCGCAAACAGATCGGGCCTCGCGTCGCGATGGTTTCCGCTGTTGTGGCGTTGGTAGTCGGTGGCGTTGGGCTTATCGCGATGCTGATGCTCAACGCGTTCGTCCTCGACGAGTACGACGCCTACGGAGAGGTGCCCGTCCCCGGCTCGACCAGCCTGCACCTGCCGGCCGGTGAGATGACTGTCAGCTTCCACACGATGGTCACGGGCAGCCCCTCGAGTGGGTTCCCCATCCCGGATCTGAAGTTCTCAATCACGCCGCAGCAGGGCGGTGCCAAACCCGAAGTGACCGAAAGTGTCGGCGGCACAACGACGGTCAACAGCGATACGCACGTGCAGGTATGGCTGGTGCAGGTCCCACAGGACGGCACCTACGACATCGTCACCGACGGAAACGTCAACGGCTACATCAGTCCCCGGCTCGCGTTCGGCCATGGCAGTTCCTACGGGTGGCTGACGTGGCTGTTCGGCGGGATCCTTGCGCTCGGCGTGGTGGAGCTCATCGTGGCATTGTTCTGGTCGGCCCGCTCGGCCAAGGCGGCCACACCACTTCTGCCCGACGAGGCTGTCCACCTCGACGAGCCGGCGTTCAGTAGCGGATCGGGCTTCACGCCGACCGATCAGGGCGTGCGTCTCGAGCAGCTTCGGCAGCTTGCCGCTTTGCGTGACTCGGGCGCGTTGACGGAAGCCGAATTCGAGAACGAAAAGCGCCGCATCCTCGACAGCTAA
- a CDS encoding SAM-dependent methyltransferase has protein sequence MPESSIVVRPEPMDSGSYTASSRLQAAGLSGAIKLFEDAANTVPLPKPPQPIVIADYGASTGHNSLLPICAAIAVARKRTRPEHSILVAHTDVAENDFTVLFQTLDDDPDSYLKKDAASFASAIGRSFYTQILPSNSVNLGWSSWAIQWLGKVPAPVPDHLQVAFSGDENVKAAYAKQAAFDWHEFVAFRGRELCPGGRLVVLTTAVGDDGEFGHRPLFRGMLAELADLVAQGLITDDEVRRMCIPMVSRCATDFLLPFAPKGRFERLEIEHLEVFNAEDRFWSQYRVDRDAKAFGAQWAAFARASVFPSLASALDGGRSDPRCGEFIDRLEAGVAGRMAAEPEEMQIPLAQVVLWKRPKAR, from the coding sequence GTGCCCGAATCCAGCATCGTCGTGCGGCCTGAGCCGATGGACAGCGGTTCCTATACCGCGAGCTCGCGGCTGCAGGCGGCCGGATTGTCGGGGGCGATAAAGCTTTTCGAGGATGCGGCTAACACCGTCCCGCTACCAAAGCCGCCGCAACCGATCGTGATCGCCGACTACGGCGCGTCCACCGGGCACAACTCGCTGCTGCCGATCTGCGCCGCCATCGCGGTGGCACGCAAGCGGACCCGACCCGAGCACTCGATCTTGGTGGCGCATACCGATGTGGCCGAGAACGACTTCACGGTGTTGTTCCAGACGCTCGACGACGACCCCGACTCGTACCTGAAGAAGGACGCGGCGAGCTTCGCCTCGGCGATCGGCCGGTCGTTTTACACCCAGATTCTGCCGTCCAACAGTGTGAACCTGGGCTGGTCGTCGTGGGCGATCCAGTGGCTCGGTAAGGTTCCGGCGCCGGTGCCCGACCACTTACAGGTCGCCTTCAGCGGCGACGAGAACGTGAAGGCGGCCTACGCCAAACAGGCGGCATTCGACTGGCATGAGTTCGTCGCATTTCGCGGTCGCGAACTGTGCCCCGGCGGCCGACTTGTGGTGTTGACGACGGCCGTTGGCGATGACGGGGAATTCGGCCACCGGCCGTTGTTCCGCGGCATGCTCGCCGAGCTCGCCGACCTGGTGGCGCAGGGGCTGATCACCGACGACGAGGTGCGCCGCATGTGCATCCCGATGGTCTCCCGCTGTGCCACGGACTTCCTGTTACCGTTTGCACCCAAGGGTCGATTCGAGCGGCTCGAAATCGAGCACCTCGAGGTGTTCAACGCCGAGGACCGGTTCTGGTCCCAGTACCGAGTTGACCGGGACGCCAAGGCTTTCGGCGCGCAGTGGGCGGCATTCGCGAGGGCGTCGGTGTTCCCGTCGCTGGCCAGCGCGCTCGACGGCGGCCGAAGCGACCCGCGGTGTGGCGAGTTCATCGATCGATTGGAGGCCGGCGTCGCGGGGCGGATGGCCGCCGAGCCGGAGGAGATGCAGATTCCGCTGGCTCAGGTGGTGCTGTGGAAGCGGCCCAAGGCGCGCTAG
- a CDS encoding GlxA family transcriptional regulator, with protein MHTVAVLALPDTIAFDLSTAVETFGRVQLPTGGPGYRVLVCGSEPVVAAGPMRIATDHSIDAAAEADTIVVPGRNDVTVATPEPVLRALDTAYAAGARIASICSGAFSLAEAGLLDGRRATTHWLAADRFRATFPAVNLDPDVLYVDEGQLLTSAGASAGLDLCLHMVARDYGAAVAAHAARLAVAPLHRSGGQAQFILRNMATAKHIAERTELDDVLAWIEQQAHRDLTLGDIAKRAAMSVRTLNRRFQAETGQTPMQWVTGVRIRHAQQLLESTAHGVEKIGRDVGFSSPANFREQFRRLTGVAPQSYRNTFRDRMAG; from the coding sequence GTGCACACCGTCGCGGTCCTCGCCTTGCCGGACACGATCGCATTCGACTTGAGTACCGCGGTCGAGACCTTCGGCCGGGTGCAGCTGCCGACCGGTGGGCCGGGATATCGCGTGCTGGTCTGCGGCTCCGAACCCGTCGTCGCCGCGGGACCGATGCGCATCGCGACCGACCACAGCATCGACGCCGCGGCGGAGGCCGACACCATCGTCGTTCCTGGCCGCAACGACGTGACCGTAGCCACGCCCGAACCCGTGCTGCGGGCGCTCGACACCGCGTATGCCGCAGGGGCCAGAATCGCCTCGATCTGTTCAGGCGCGTTCAGCCTGGCCGAAGCCGGGCTGCTCGACGGAAGACGTGCGACCACTCATTGGCTCGCCGCCGACCGGTTTCGCGCCACGTTCCCCGCGGTGAACCTCGATCCCGACGTTCTCTATGTCGACGAAGGCCAACTGCTGACATCGGCAGGCGCATCGGCAGGCCTGGACCTGTGTCTGCACATGGTTGCTCGTGACTACGGTGCCGCGGTGGCGGCCCACGCCGCACGGCTTGCGGTCGCGCCCTTGCACCGCAGCGGAGGGCAGGCGCAGTTCATCCTACGAAACATGGCCACCGCCAAGCATATTGCCGAACGCACGGAACTCGACGATGTGTTGGCATGGATCGAGCAGCAGGCGCATCGTGACCTGACGCTCGGTGACATCGCCAAGCGCGCCGCCATGAGCGTCCGCACGCTGAACCGCCGATTCCAGGCCGAGACGGGCCAGACGCCGATGCAGTGGGTGACCGGGGTGCGCATCCGGCACGCTCAGCAGCTACTGGAGAGCACCGCCCACGGCGTCGAAAAGATCGGCCGCGACGTCGGATTCAGCTCGCCTGCCAATTTTCGGGAGCAGTTCCGGCGGCTCACCGGGGTGGCGCCCCAGAGCTACCGCAACACCTTTCGCGACCGAATGGCGGGCTAG
- a CDS encoding acetolactate synthase large subunit, translating into MGWVTTGAHVVIDGLIAGGVDVCFANPGTSEMHFVAALDSAPQMRAVLCLFEGVVTGAADGYARIAGKPAATLLHLGPGMANGLANLHNARRAGSPVINIVGDHATYHQKLDAPLQSDIDALGHWLTGTVHRPASTAELAVTVGRAIASASLGCVSTLVLPADLSWSEVETDAPPSTPLSNLERDIVRFISQGYSTLEVAEKLTMSARTVEGHLYRAMTRLGPRSEWPGGMRESADVDVAGAAELLKTYGEKAILLLGGSATSASGLRAAARILAATGSRVLVETFPARLARGRGVPDIARLGYFAEMAQEQLRGARHLILAGARSPVAFFAYPNLPGDLVPGGAKVHTVAAEQLQAIADGLGAPELVESLAGTPQLPSGPLRSDNWTSVIGALLPENAIISDEANTSGLLLPDATAASPPHDVLTLTGGAIGQGLPVAVGAAVAAPHRPVIALQSDGSAMYTISALWTMAREQLDITVVILNNRAYAILQLELQRVGATAGGPKAQSLLDLSNPGLDFVAIAEGFGVPAKRAITAEELGTHFSAAIAEPGPHLIDAVLAK; encoded by the coding sequence ATGGGGTGGGTGACTACAGGTGCACATGTCGTGATCGACGGACTGATCGCCGGGGGAGTCGACGTCTGCTTCGCCAATCCCGGCACATCGGAGATGCATTTCGTCGCCGCGTTGGACTCTGCTCCGCAGATGCGCGCGGTGCTGTGCCTCTTCGAAGGCGTGGTGACGGGCGCCGCAGACGGGTATGCCCGCATCGCGGGTAAGCCCGCCGCCACCCTGCTGCATCTGGGGCCGGGGATGGCGAACGGGTTGGCGAACCTACACAACGCCCGTCGTGCGGGTAGCCCAGTGATCAACATCGTCGGCGATCATGCGACCTACCACCAAAAGCTCGATGCGCCACTGCAATCCGATATCGACGCGTTGGGACACTGGCTGACCGGCACAGTGCATCGGCCCGCTTCGACCGCTGAACTCGCAGTGACCGTTGGGCGGGCCATCGCCTCCGCCAGTCTCGGGTGTGTCTCCACGCTGGTCTTGCCAGCCGACCTGTCGTGGAGCGAAGTGGAAACCGACGCGCCTCCGTCGACGCCACTGAGCAATCTTGAGCGGGACATCGTTCGATTCATCTCGCAGGGCTACTCCACGCTCGAGGTCGCCGAGAAGCTGACCATGTCGGCCAGGACAGTCGAAGGGCACCTGTACCGCGCGATGACGAGACTCGGCCCGCGCAGTGAGTGGCCGGGTGGGATGCGCGAGTCGGCTGACGTCGACGTCGCTGGTGCCGCTGAATTGCTGAAAACGTATGGCGAGAAAGCGATTCTGTTACTTGGTGGATCTGCCACCTCCGCGTCCGGGCTGCGCGCCGCCGCGCGGATCTTGGCCGCCACAGGCTCCCGGGTTCTGGTCGAAACGTTTCCCGCCCGGCTGGCCCGGGGTCGAGGTGTCCCGGATATCGCGCGCCTGGGCTACTTCGCCGAAATGGCGCAGGAACAGCTCAGGGGCGCAAGGCATTTGATCCTGGCCGGCGCGCGGTCGCCCGTGGCCTTCTTCGCGTACCCGAATCTTCCTGGGGATCTGGTGCCCGGTGGCGCAAAGGTGCACACGGTCGCGGCCGAACAGCTGCAGGCGATCGCCGATGGCCTTGGCGCGCCTGAGCTTGTCGAGTCGCTCGCCGGCACGCCGCAATTGCCCAGCGGGCCACTGCGATCCGACAACTGGACGTCGGTGATCGGCGCACTGTTGCCCGAGAACGCGATCATCTCCGACGAGGCCAACACCAGTGGGCTGCTGCTACCCGATGCGACTGCCGCGTCACCACCCCACGACGTCCTCACACTGACTGGTGGTGCGATCGGCCAGGGCCTACCGGTTGCGGTCGGCGCCGCCGTCGCTGCGCCACACCGGCCCGTCATCGCGCTGCAGTCCGACGGCAGCGCGATGTACACGATTTCGGCGTTGTGGACGATGGCTCGCGAACAACTCGACATCACCGTCGTCATCCTCAACAACCGGGCCTACGCGATCCTGCAACTCGAGTTGCAGCGCGTCGGCGCGACAGCCGGCGGCCCCAAGGCGCAGTCGCTGCTCGACCTGTCCAATCCGGGCCTCGACTTCGTGGCCATCGCCGAAGGGTTTGGCGTTCCTGCGAAGCGCGCCATCACGGCCGAAGAGCTCGGGACCCACTTCAGCGCTGCGATCGCCGAACCAGGACCACACCTGATCGACGCCGTGTTGGCCAAATAG
- a CDS encoding DJ-1/PfpI family protein has product MHAQIVLFDGFDPLDAIAPFEVLAAGSEEVGGDLDVELVSAEGPRPVVSGTRSMVLNATAQLDPAKPGYVIVPGASGPIDGDPDEIDTIPVLLARFGETAAVPLIQKAIANPDVTVATVCGGSLALAMAGLLEGRHAVTHHLGMDVLEATGVNVVHARVVDDGDLVTAGGVTSGLDLALHLLRRSYGPRVALAVESLFAYERRGTVWR; this is encoded by the coding sequence ATGCACGCACAGATTGTGTTGTTCGACGGGTTCGACCCGCTCGATGCCATCGCCCCGTTCGAGGTGCTGGCCGCCGGCAGCGAGGAGGTCGGCGGTGACCTGGACGTCGAACTGGTCTCGGCCGAGGGGCCGCGACCGGTGGTCAGCGGGACCCGCAGCATGGTGTTGAACGCGACGGCACAACTCGATCCGGCGAAACCTGGCTACGTGATCGTGCCCGGCGCCAGCGGTCCCATCGACGGCGATCCCGACGAGATCGATACGATTCCGGTCCTGCTGGCGCGGTTCGGTGAGACGGCCGCGGTCCCGTTGATACAGAAGGCGATCGCCAATCCCGACGTCACCGTCGCCACGGTCTGTGGAGGATCGCTCGCACTCGCGATGGCGGGACTGCTCGAGGGTCGGCATGCCGTCACTCATCACCTCGGCATGGACGTGCTGGAGGCCACCGGCGTCAACGTCGTTCATGCGCGCGTCGTAGACGACGGCGATCTGGTCACCGCGGGCGGCGTGACCTCGGGCCTGGACCTCGCATTGCATCTGCTGCGGCGAAGCTACGGCCCGCGCGTTGCGCTGGCCGTCGAGTCGTTGTTCGCCTACGAGCGAAGGGGAACGGTGTGGCGCTGA
- a CDS encoding acyl-CoA dehydrogenase family protein, whose translation MTQTSSPGRSAPARRTDGLLFDPNTYDPQQFDEETRRLLRATIDWFEGQGKKRILDDDLAAQWPADFVDFVRREKLFATFLTPSEFADGDPNKRWDAARNAALSEILGFYGLTYWYTEQVTILGLGPIWQSENKDAKLKAADDLDAGQVMAFGLSERAHGADVYNTDMVLTPATEEDRANGIRYRASGEKYYIGNGNVASMVSVFGRRGDVEGQDAYVFFAVDSQHENYHLLDNVVHMQIYVSTFRLENYPVRESDILHTGVEAFAAALNTVNVGKFNLCTCTIGMTEHAFYEAITHAQNRILYGNPVTDFSHVRANFVDAYARLVAMKLFSQRSVDYFRSASLDDRRYLLFNPMTKAKVTMEGETVLRALHDVIAAKGYEKNTMFREVSQLIGTLPRLEGTVHVNVGLVLKFMPNYMFNPAEYPEIPTRNDPADDVFFWNQGPTRGAGKVQFADWKPVYQKHLGIANVARSYEQARAFSTLLATAAPDADQQKDLDFMLNVGHLFSLIVYGQLILEQAALTGLDDDIVDQIFDFQVRDFSTYAVALHGKPSSTQAQQDWAIGAIRKPVSDADRFNRVWERVKAYDGAYAMRP comes from the coding sequence ATGACGCAGACCTCATCCCCCGGTCGCTCCGCTCCTGCCCGCCGAACCGACGGCTTGCTCTTCGACCCGAACACCTACGACCCGCAGCAGTTCGACGAGGAGACGCGGCGGCTGCTGCGCGCCACCATCGACTGGTTCGAGGGCCAGGGCAAGAAGCGCATCCTGGACGACGACCTGGCTGCGCAGTGGCCCGCGGACTTCGTCGACTTCGTCAGGCGCGAGAAGCTGTTCGCGACGTTCCTGACGCCGTCGGAGTTCGCCGACGGCGACCCGAACAAACGCTGGGATGCCGCCCGCAACGCCGCGCTTTCGGAGATCCTCGGGTTTTACGGGCTGACGTACTGGTACACCGAGCAGGTCACCATCCTGGGCCTCGGACCGATCTGGCAGAGCGAGAACAAGGACGCCAAGCTCAAGGCCGCTGACGACCTGGATGCCGGCCAGGTGATGGCCTTTGGGCTGTCGGAGCGGGCTCACGGCGCCGATGTCTACAACACCGACATGGTGCTGACGCCGGCCACCGAGGAGGACCGTGCCAACGGCATCCGGTATCGCGCCTCGGGGGAGAAGTACTACATCGGCAACGGCAACGTCGCCAGCATGGTGTCGGTGTTCGGGCGACGCGGCGACGTCGAGGGCCAGGACGCGTACGTGTTCTTCGCCGTCGACAGCCAGCACGAGAACTACCACTTGCTCGACAACGTTGTGCACATGCAGATCTACGTCAGCACGTTCCGGCTGGAGAACTATCCGGTGCGTGAATCAGACATCCTGCACACCGGTGTGGAAGCCTTTGCGGCAGCACTGAATACGGTCAACGTTGGCAAGTTCAACTTGTGCACGTGCACGATCGGCATGACCGAACACGCCTTCTACGAGGCGATCACCCATGCGCAGAACCGCATCCTGTACGGCAACCCGGTCACCGACTTCTCCCACGTGCGAGCCAATTTCGTCGATGCGTACGCACGGCTGGTCGCGATGAAGTTGTTCAGTCAGCGCTCTGTCGACTACTTCCGCAGCGCCAGCCTCGACGACCGACGCTACCTGTTGTTCAACCCGATGACCAAGGCGAAGGTCACCATGGAGGGTGAGACGGTGCTGCGCGCACTGCACGACGTGATCGCCGCCAAGGGGTATGAGAAGAACACGATGTTCCGTGAGGTCTCGCAGTTGATCGGCACGCTGCCGCGACTGGAAGGCACCGTGCACGTCAACGTCGGCCTGGTGCTGAAGTTCATGCCGAACTACATGTTCAATCCCGCGGAGTATCCGGAGATCCCGACGCGCAACGACCCGGCCGATGACGTGTTCTTCTGGAATCAAGGACCGACGCGCGGCGCAGGCAAGGTGCAATTCGCCGACTGGAAGCCGGTCTACCAGAAGCACCTGGGCATCGCGAACGTCGCGCGGTCCTACGAACAGGCTCGGGCGTTTTCGACGCTACTCGCGACCGCGGCCCCCGATGCGGATCAGCAGAAAGATCTTGACTTCATGCTCAACGTCGGGCACCTGTTCTCACTGATCGTCTACGGCCAACTCATTCTGGAGCAGGCCGCGCTGACCGGGCTTGATGACGACATCGTCGATCAGATCTTCGACTTCCAGGTTCGTGACTTCTCCACGTATGCCGTTGCGCTGCACGGTAAGCCGAGTTCAACGCAGGCCCAGCAGGACTGGGCCATCGGCGCCATCCGCAAACCGGTGTCCGACGCCGACCGCTTCAACCGGGTATGGGAGCGCGTCAAGGCCTACGACGGCGCATACGCAATGCGGCCCTGA